In Candidatus Kerfeldbacteria bacterium, a single genomic region encodes these proteins:
- a CDS encoding DUF4012 domain-containing protein — MKNKKIRNFVNPKVIYHPPRKTRKKVWWYCFGGIVMLSLFCIVLGWTYMAPAQEVLAQSKAGKDSFLKAQDSLLAQDFSGAQILLDAAINDFTSAQKTFKKFLWLQHAPWLGTQIKAIDNLFSVGIATGQSVHDVSAIASSIVAPLTKDEEISLATLTEEQTHQLLADIYNSKPKLEEAKVSIDQAVSYVDKIPSHGLIRQISEVIAPLKEQVPLLQSGLDQAISVSQILPLIAGYPEPKTYLFLLENNAELAPSGGFIGTYGILKIRDGDITSFVTDNVYNLDEPAEEWLDVDAPWQVARYNAAPKLFLRGASWSPDFPTTGELAQWFYREERGPEKNLDGTVAITPTFIQSLLGLTGEITVNGLTFTSENFTDQLQDQVERGFLRQGLELSERKEIIGVLSKIILDDVLALPKSRWPELWEVFQQNIKEKQILLYANDEYVQSMILKENWGGAIEQVDHDYLSVIDANLASLKTDPVVRRTINYSVERDGENLIADVNITYENTGTITWKTTRYRTYTRVYVPEGSTLLKSEGTMVDCKMDDVGGVETLEEYQKTSFGAFICIEPGESKTLHYKYHLPKRIYDQMSAGSYKLLIQKQAGAGNHAVSARIDLKQPPQQAAGLDIDTIIADTVVSFSSILSQDRLVEITFD; from the coding sequence ATGAAAAATAAAAAGATTAGAAACTTTGTAAATCCAAAAGTAATTTATCATCCGCCCCGCAAAACACGAAAAAAAGTATGGTGGTATTGTTTTGGGGGGATTGTTATGTTGTCGCTTTTTTGTATTGTACTTGGGTGGACATACATGGCCCCCGCACAGGAGGTTCTGGCTCAGAGCAAGGCTGGTAAAGATTCCTTTTTAAAAGCACAGGATTCATTACTTGCCCAGGATTTCAGTGGTGCGCAGATTCTCCTTGATGCAGCAATAAATGATTTTACATCGGCCCAAAAAACGTTTAAAAAATTTCTTTGGCTGCAGCATGCGCCTTGGTTAGGAACTCAAATTAAGGCAATCGATAATTTATTTTCTGTAGGAATAGCTACTGGCCAGTCAGTTCATGATGTTTCTGCAATAGCCTCGTCAATCGTCGCCCCACTTACGAAAGACGAAGAAATTAGTTTAGCAACATTAACAGAGGAGCAGACACATCAATTACTTGCCGATATATACAATTCAAAACCAAAACTTGAAGAAGCAAAGGTGTCTATTGATCAGGCCGTTTCCTATGTCGACAAAATTCCCAGCCATGGCTTAATTCGGCAAATAAGTGAGGTTATTGCCCCACTTAAAGAACAGGTGCCGCTCTTGCAGTCAGGTTTGGATCAGGCGATATCCGTGAGTCAAATTTTACCCTTAATAGCAGGCTATCCAGAACCTAAAACGTATCTTTTTTTATTGGAAAATAATGCGGAGTTGGCCCCGTCTGGTGGATTTATTGGAACCTATGGCATTCTCAAAATTAGGGATGGCGACATTACTTCATTTGTAACCGATAACGTATACAACTTGGATGAGCCAGCTGAAGAATGGCTTGACGTTGACGCCCCATGGCAGGTCGCTCGCTATAATGCCGCCCCAAAGCTTTTTTTAAGAGGGGCTAGTTGGTCACCAGATTTTCCAACTACTGGTGAATTGGCTCAGTGGTTTTATCGCGAAGAACGAGGTCCAGAAAAAAACTTAGATGGTACGGTTGCGATAACCCCGACCTTTATCCAGTCGTTACTCGGGCTAACCGGAGAAATAACCGTTAACGGATTAACGTTTACCTCTGAAAATTTTACCGATCAGCTTCAGGATCAAGTAGAACGTGGATTTCTACGACAAGGTCTAGAATTGTCCGAGCGCAAAGAAATAATCGGCGTATTATCAAAAATTATCCTTGATGATGTACTCGCGCTGCCGAAAAGTCGTTGGCCAGAATTATGGGAAGTATTTCAGCAAAATATTAAGGAAAAACAAATTTTGTTATATGCCAACGACGAGTACGTCCAAAGTATGATTCTTAAGGAAAATTGGGGTGGGGCAATTGAACAAGTTGATCACGATTATTTGTCAGTTATTGATGCAAACTTAGCAAGCTTGAAAACTGATCCGGTGGTTAGAAGGACAATTAACTATTCAGTTGAGCGCGATGGTGAGAACTTGATAGCTGATGTGAACATTACTTATGAGAATACGGGAACAATAACCTGGAAAACAACTCGTTATCGAACGTACACTCGGGTCTATGTTCCGGAAGGGTCTACATTACTGAAATCAGAAGGCACCATGGTTGATTGCAAGATGGACGACGTGGGTGGCGTTGAAACACTTGAAGAGTATCAAAAGACTTCTTTTGGGGCGTTTATTTGCATTGAGCCGGGTGAATCAAAAACGCTGCATTATAAATACCACTTACCCAAAAGAATTTACGATCAAATGAGCGCAGGTTCTTATAAGCTTCTTATTCAGAAGCAAGCAGGAGCCGGAAATCATGCAGTGTCGGCACGAATAGATTTGAAGCAGCCGCCGCAGCAAGCTGCTGGGCTTGACATTGATACCATAATAGCCGATACTGTAGTTTCATTTTCATCCATTCTGTCCCAGGATCGTTTGGTTGAAATAACCTTCGATTAA
- the rseP gene encoding RIP metalloprotease RseP codes for MLLTIILFVVILGLLVFVHELGHFMAARRMGMAVDEFGFGFPPRAFGLYKNAVGTWKIVFRKTPESDQPRSTIYSINWFPLGGFVRIKGEQGDKKNEADSFSFHKPWRRAVVLMAGVSMNVIFAFVLISIGAGIGLPGVVDESLPSYARVSNDQLQIVQVNDDTPAAQAGLQAGDTVLSIDDQEVASVSAFQEYTQPRLGKEMTITVRRGDEVTTHPVTPEALYEEGKGAIGTALAETAFITYPWYIAPWIGLQTTISLLWQIIATFGIIIAGLFTGQSAGVDVAGPIGVAALTGQVAQLGFIYVLQFAAILSINLAIINAIPFPALDGGRLLFVIIEKIRGKVIQHRTETLIHNLGFMLLMLLVVFVTFKDLNRFTSIFEKIGNIF; via the coding sequence ATGCTGCTGACGATCATACTTTTCGTTGTCATTTTAGGGCTACTTGTATTTGTGCACGAATTGGGGCATTTTATGGCCGCTCGTCGCATGGGTATGGCTGTAGATGAATTTGGTTTTGGATTTCCACCCCGAGCCTTTGGTTTGTATAAAAACGCTGTAGGAACATGGAAAATAGTTTTTCGAAAAACTCCCGAATCCGATCAACCAAGATCAACAATATATTCGATAAACTGGTTTCCGCTTGGCGGATTTGTCCGTATTAAAGGTGAGCAAGGGGATAAAAAAAATGAAGCTGACAGCTTTTCGTTTCACAAACCATGGCGACGCGCAGTTGTTTTGATGGCTGGCGTAAGTATGAACGTAATATTTGCATTTGTTTTAATAAGCATTGGTGCAGGCATCGGCTTGCCGGGTGTTGTTGACGAGTCGCTTCCATCATATGCTCGTGTCAGTAATGATCAGTTACAGATCGTGCAAGTAAATGATGACACGCCTGCGGCCCAGGCAGGATTACAAGCAGGGGATACTGTGCTTTCGATTGATGACCAAGAAGTTGCATCGGTCAGCGCATTTCAGGAATACACGCAGCCCCGGCTTGGGAAAGAGATGACTATCACCGTGAGGCGCGGCGATGAAGTTACCACTCACCCAGTCACGCCAGAAGCGCTCTACGAAGAGGGAAAAGGCGCAATTGGAACGGCACTTGCCGAGACCGCTTTTATCACATATCCCTGGTATATAGCACCCTGGATTGGCCTGCAAACAACTATTTCTCTGCTCTGGCAAATTATAGCCACCTTTGGGATAATTATTGCTGGTTTGTTTACTGGTCAAAGCGCCGGGGTTGATGTGGCTGGGCCAATTGGAGTTGCGGCACTGACCGGACAGGTAGCACAGCTTGGATTTATTTACGTACTCCAGTTTGCCGCTATATTATCTATAAACTTGGCAATCATAAACGCGATTCCATTTCCCGCGCTGGATGGTGGTCGACTCCTTTTTGTCATTATTGAAAAAATTCGTGGAAAAGTAATTCAACATCGAACTGAAACCCTAATTCACAATCTTGGTTTTATGCTTTTGATGCTTTTGGTTGTTTTTGTTACGTTTAAAGACTTAAATCGATTTACTTCAATTTTCGAAAAAATCGGAAATATTTTTTAG
- a CDS encoding prolyl-tRNA synthetase, with the protein MRQSILFPKTARTAPKDEVSRNAQLLEQAGYISKLFAGVYSYLPLGFRVLRKIEKIIREEMDLAGGQELFMPALHPLENYQQTGRADIDVLFHLEMANGKKLVLGQSHEEVIVPLFKKYIQSYKDLPRHLYQIQTKFRNELRAKSGILRGREFMMKDLYSFHTTEEDLLKYYDRMRQAYERIFMRAGIGHLTHYTFASGGTFSEFSHEFQTITSAGEDTIHVCEKCGVAINDELITKYQACPECNGRTFAKHTAIEVGNIFPLKTKFSEKFDLSYTSESGTKQLVVMGCYGIGLGRLMGAVVEVRHDDKGIYWPRQLAPFQVHLVNLNQESGATADTVYNQLLDQHIEVLYDDRDESAGVKFGDADLIGIPIRLVISKKTAQQVELSHRGTRQGSLMSVSSAIKEIERHYV; encoded by the coding sequence ATGCGTCAATCTATTTTATTTCCAAAAACAGCGCGAACGGCGCCTAAAGACGAAGTTTCGCGTAATGCCCAACTCCTAGAACAAGCCGGCTATATTTCTAAGTTATTTGCCGGTGTTTATTCGTACTTACCGCTTGGTTTTAGGGTTTTAAGAAAAATTGAAAAGATAATTCGGGAAGAAATGGATTTGGCTGGTGGGCAAGAACTATTTATGCCAGCCCTGCATCCTTTGGAAAACTATCAGCAAACTGGCCGCGCAGACATTGACGTTCTCTTTCATCTCGAAATGGCCAATGGCAAGAAATTAGTTTTAGGACAAAGCCATGAGGAAGTTATAGTCCCTTTGTTTAAAAAGTATATTCAATCATATAAAGACTTACCCCGACATTTATACCAGATTCAAACAAAGTTTCGAAATGAACTGCGCGCGAAATCTGGCATTTTACGTGGACGAGAATTTATGATGAAAGATTTATACTCATTTCATACAACCGAGGAGGATTTATTGAAGTACTATGATCGAATGCGTCAAGCGTATGAACGTATATTTATGCGAGCCGGAATCGGTCATTTAACTCATTATACGTTTGCATCAGGCGGGACTTTTTCAGAATTTTCTCATGAATTTCAAACGATAACATCAGCCGGAGAAGATACCATTCATGTATGTGAAAAATGCGGTGTGGCAATTAACGATGAACTAATAACAAAATATCAGGCCTGTCCGGAGTGTAACGGTCGTACGTTTGCAAAACACACTGCGATTGAAGTGGGTAATATTTTTCCACTAAAGACAAAATTTTCAGAAAAATTTGATTTATCATACACATCGGAAAGTGGTACAAAGCAATTGGTCGTTATGGGATGTTATGGAATTGGCTTGGGGCGACTGATGGGCGCTGTGGTGGAAGTGAGACATGATGATAAGGGAATTTATTGGCCACGACAGCTGGCACCATTTCAAGTACATTTAGTTAATTTAAATCAGGAATCGGGAGCCACGGCTGACACGGTATACAACCAACTACTCGATCAACATATCGAGGTACTTTATGATGACCGCGATGAAAGTGCTGGTGTTAAATTTGGCGATGCTGATTTAATAGGCATCCCTATTCGATTAGTCATTTCAAAAAAGACCGCTCAACAGGTCGAATTAAGTCACCGCGGAACTCGCCAGGGAAGTTTAATGAGTGTATCATCAGCAATTAAAGAGATTGAACGACATTACGTATGA
- a CDS encoding rod shape-determining protein — MFARKLAIDLGTTSSLVHIPGRGIVINEPSVVAISLTDKKVMAVGLEAKEMIGRTPDTIVASRPLKDGVIADYRTTEAMIKYFINKALGGVRFFRPEIMIAVPAGITSTERRAVIEATLQAGAKAAYIIKEPVAAAIGANIPIGSASGHMIVDMGGGTSEVAVISLGGIVANSSVRIGGTKLDAAIQEFIRRKYNLAIGERTAEDLKITIGSALPLAESMYMEIRGRDSIQGLPKTVTVESNDVTEAIQDELNGMIQAIKSVLQNTPPELSADIMDKGMVLSGGTAQLRNLDKLFAQAIGIPAFVADEPQLCVAKGTGVALENLESYKKSILATK; from the coding sequence ATGTTTGCACGTAAATTAGCGATTGACCTCGGCACAACCAGTTCGTTGGTTCATATTCCAGGACGAGGTATTGTTATCAATGAGCCTTCCGTGGTTGCCATTTCGCTAACTGACAAAAAAGTCATGGCTGTCGGGCTTGAAGCTAAAGAAATGATCGGAAGAACGCCCGATACCATTGTTGCTTCGCGGCCTCTTAAGGATGGAGTTATTGCTGACTACCGTACGACTGAGGCTATGATTAAATACTTTATTAATAAAGCGCTCGGCGGCGTTCGTTTTTTTCGTCCAGAAATAATGATTGCGGTACCGGCCGGCATCACTTCTACTGAACGTCGAGCGGTCATCGAAGCTACTCTTCAAGCCGGGGCAAAAGCCGCCTACATTATTAAAGAACCAGTTGCTGCAGCGATTGGCGCTAATATACCTATTGGATCAGCTTCAGGCCACATGATAGTCGATATGGGCGGCGGAACATCTGAAGTAGCCGTTATTTCACTTGGTGGCATTGTTGCAAATTCCTCTGTTCGTATTGGTGGGACCAAGCTTGATGCAGCTATTCAAGAATTTATTCGTCGAAAATACAATTTGGCAATTGGCGAGCGCACGGCAGAAGATCTTAAGATAACCATTGGTTCGGCACTACCGTTAGCTGAAAGTATGTATATGGAAATACGTGGTCGAGATTCAATACAAGGATTACCAAAGACGGTAACCGTAGAAAGCAATGATGTCACTGAGGCAATTCAAGATGAGCTAAATGGAATGATTCAAGCCATCAAGTCAGTTTTACAAAACACCCCGCCCGAACTTTCAGCCGACATTATGGATAAGGGGATGGTTCTTTCCGGGGGAACTGCGCAGCTGCGTAATCTAGATAAGCTTTTTGCGCAGGCTATTGGCATCCCTGCATTTGTGGCTGATGAACCGCAGTTATGTGTTGCTAAAGGAACTGGCGTTGCTCTAGAGAATCTTGAGTCGTATAAGAAGAGCATTCTCGCAACAAAATAA
- the frr gene encoding ribosome recycling factor: protein MTSPIIEKQHYQFDEAVAHFKHELSNIRTGRANPAVIEQLLVDYYGTKTPLIQIASITVPDSHSLVVQPWDQNALKDIEKTLRASDLGFNPVNEGHQIRIPIPPLTEDRRKELAKIVHEKAEMAHISVRTVREAIWKELKDAKANGSITEDDLFKQQKELQKVIDEHNAEIKSMSEEKEREIMTL from the coding sequence ATGACATCTCCAATAATTGAAAAGCAACATTATCAGTTTGACGAAGCGGTGGCTCACTTTAAGCACGAGTTGAGCAATATTCGTACTGGTCGAGCCAACCCAGCGGTTATTGAGCAACTTCTTGTCGATTATTACGGTACGAAAACCCCCCTTATCCAGATAGCCTCAATTACCGTTCCTGACTCACACTCACTTGTTGTGCAGCCGTGGGATCAAAACGCTCTCAAAGATATAGAAAAAACTTTGCGCGCTTCTGATTTAGGTTTTAATCCGGTAAACGAAGGTCATCAAATTCGCATCCCGATTCCACCGCTGACTGAAGACCGGCGAAAAGAGCTGGCGAAGATTGTGCATGAGAAAGCTGAAATGGCCCACATTTCTGTCCGAACTGTACGAGAAGCAATTTGGAAAGAATTAAAGGATGCAAAAGCGAACGGTTCTATAACGGAAGACGACTTATTTAAGCAGCAAAAAGAGCTCCAGAAAGTCATCGATGAGCATAATGCAGAGATAAAATCGATGAGCGAAGAAAAAGAGCGTGAAATCATGACACTTTAA
- a CDS encoding glycosyltransferase family 39 protein, producing MLNVSPNLDGKFYLRKVLLVTIPLLATVGVFWKFFIVAEVPFRLDYAEGFIFTNSLSILQGESIYQNIVSGPYIFGFYTPLFNYVSAVLMKLFGSDISVLRTLSFIFFLGSGVSVGYIVKKYTHSLFASLFAALLFLSAFVISQWSSVARPDMFGLFLICLGLATTVVPWRINFLRIVIPSVIFALAFFTKQNFVFAPLAYSIYLGLNSNKKNLLSFAGIYASCLTLGILLLHYWTKGEFTKQVFVYTGLVSYGNLYTAFRIVAITAITATPFIIASVKRIISKPKNLLSIYVVCSALTGLMLLRDGGIQNYLIEFILAVVLAACTTVPWDTLQRAPAAHVYPLLFVLQFFFVLWSYSAMPWDVQTYATERLNIFNQEVSTIRRSSRILVEDPLVAHATASKIELDPYTYGQITESGLLSNTQLFSEIKNGQFQYLDDYGAFDRINGMLAIKSEYFYPELLLKFSNPIKPFDYSLYNKHVVSEIGTLYHFGVSD from the coding sequence ATGCTCAATGTCAGTCCCAATCTAGACGGTAAATTTTACTTGAGAAAAGTATTATTAGTTACTATCCCGCTGCTTGCGACAGTAGGTGTTTTTTGGAAATTTTTTATTGTTGCGGAAGTGCCTTTTAGGCTCGATTATGCCGAAGGGTTTATTTTTACCAATTCACTGAGTATTCTGCAAGGGGAATCAATATACCAAAATATTGTTTCCGGGCCGTATATATTTGGTTTTTATACCCCACTTTTCAATTATGTAAGCGCTGTCTTGATGAAACTGTTTGGGTCTGATATATCTGTTCTGCGAACCCTTTCATTTATTTTTTTCCTAGGCAGCGGAGTAAGTGTCGGGTATATTGTAAAAAAGTACACGCACAGTTTATTTGCAAGTCTATTTGCCGCTTTATTGTTTTTGAGCGCATTTGTCATATCCCAGTGGAGCAGTGTGGCACGACCCGACATGTTTGGCCTTTTTTTAATTTGTCTCGGGTTGGCCACAACTGTTGTTCCGTGGCGAATTAACTTTTTAAGGATCGTAATACCATCAGTTATTTTTGCGCTCGCTTTTTTTACAAAGCAAAATTTTGTGTTTGCCCCTCTGGCATATAGTATTTATTTGGGTTTAAATAGCAACAAGAAGAACTTGTTAAGTTTCGCTGGAATTTACGCGTCGTGCCTTACACTTGGTATACTCCTTCTTCATTATTGGACAAAAGGTGAGTTTACAAAACAGGTATTTGTATATACGGGGTTGGTTTCTTATGGAAATTTGTATACTGCATTTAGAATTGTGGCAATTACGGCTATAACCGCAACCCCTTTCATTATAGCCTCAGTCAAAAGAATTATCAGTAAACCAAAAAATCTACTTTCTATATATGTTGTGTGTAGTGCGCTGACTGGTTTAATGCTATTGCGTGATGGGGGAATACAAAATTATCTCATCGAATTTATTCTGGCGGTTGTCCTAGCGGCCTGCACGACGGTACCCTGGGATACATTACAACGGGCACCAGCTGCGCATGTCTACCCTCTATTGTTTGTCCTACAGTTTTTTTTCGTCCTTTGGTCATATTCCGCCATGCCATGGGATGTGCAAACCTACGCCACAGAACGGCTAAACATATTTAACCAAGAGGTATCTACTATTAGACGTTCATCGCGAATTTTGGTCGAGGACCCTTTGGTAGCGCACGCGACTGCGTCAAAAATTGAACTCGATCCATACACCTATGGGCAAATTACCGAATCTGGCTTGCTGTCGAATACTCAGTTATTTTCTGAAATTAAAAATGGACAATTTCAATATCTTGATGATTATGGCGCATTTGATCGGATTAACGGTATGTTGGCCATAAAAAGTGAATATTTTTATCCAGAATTGCTTCTCAAATTTTCTAATCCAATAAAGCCGTTTGATTACAGTTTGTATAACAAACATGTCGTAAGTGAAATTGGGACGCTGTATCATTTTGGTGTTTCGGACTAG
- a CDS encoding glycosyltransferase family 4 protein: MVIGIDASRANQVRRTGTEWYAFHVINEIIRRLEPTDRVILYVKDKLVSDWPAFTSQVSVRILRWPPQFMWTQFRLAWEMLWHAPDVLFVPAHTIPIICPRKTITTLHDIGFEFFPELYSQHTIGPRWLDHALRLVSFNTIRSDELSYHRWSARVALRKAARIITVSEFSKMEIAHHYSVDPTRILVIPCGFNREYAPIPEENRKFFCDKYKLNRKFFLFIGRIEMKKNIINMVKGFEIFSKKHRDFDFVLAGTPGYGFESIDQVIQKSAVKSNIRQLGWLPTEEMPTLMNSAHAFIFVTAYEGFGIPNLEAMASGVPVLTSSHGATAEVVGDAALTVDPQNAELIAQAMERIAFDESLRSELTKKATRRIERFSWGTAGTGVLKVIKELV, encoded by the coding sequence ATGGTAATTGGGATTGACGCATCGCGTGCAAATCAGGTGCGCCGTACGGGCACTGAATGGTACGCGTTTCATGTGATCAATGAAATAATACGACGACTAGAACCGACGGATCGCGTCATTTTGTACGTAAAAGATAAACTAGTATCAGACTGGCCTGCCTTCACGTCGCAAGTTTCAGTTCGGATACTTCGCTGGCCACCGCAATTTATGTGGACGCAATTTCGGCTTGCCTGGGAAATGCTTTGGCATGCACCGGACGTTTTGTTCGTTCCCGCTCACACGATACCTATAATTTGCCCCCGTAAAACAATCACCACATTGCATGACATTGGATTTGAATTCTTTCCTGAATTATACTCACAGCATACGATTGGTCCTCGCTGGCTCGATCATGCACTGCGCCTAGTTTCTTTTAATACCATACGATCGGACGAATTATCGTATCATCGGTGGTCTGCTCGTGTGGCTCTGCGCAAAGCAGCTCGAATTATTACTGTTTCCGAATTTTCAAAAATGGAAATTGCGCACCATTATTCGGTTGACCCCACTCGCATTTTGGTTATACCCTGCGGATTTAATCGAGAATATGCGCCGATACCAGAAGAGAACCGCAAGTTTTTTTGTGACAAATATAAGCTGAATAGAAAGTTTTTTCTTTTTATTGGCAGAATAGAAATGAAAAAAAATATTATCAACATGGTAAAAGGATTTGAAATATTTTCTAAGAAGCACCGTGATTTCGACTTCGTTTTAGCGGGAACTCCCGGATATGGGTTTGAATCAATAGATCAGGTTATACAGAAGAGCGCAGTAAAAAGTAACATACGTCAACTGGGGTGGTTGCCAACCGAGGAAATGCCCACACTGATGAATAGTGCACACGCTTTTATTTTTGTGACTGCGTATGAAGGTTTTGGAATTCCTAATCTGGAAGCTATGGCATCTGGAGTGCCGGTGCTGACCTCGAGCCACGGAGCTACAGCTGAGGTGGTAGGTGATGCCGCCCTTACGGTTGACCCCCAAAACGCTGAATTAATTGCACAAGCAATGGAACGAATCGCTTTTGATGAATCATTGCGTAGCGAGCTTACCAAGAAAGCAACGCGTCGAATCGAGCGATTTAGCTGGGGGACCGCTGGCACAGGAGTCCTAAAAGTCATTAAAGAATTGGTATAA
- a CDS encoding glycosyltransferase family 2 protein, protein MLDVSIVIVNYNARGLLRQCLKSIFDNLTLPRDKATVVVIDNNSNDDSVAMVREQFPEARLIPLEHNGGYAKAVNFGIRSVESRYYLILNMDTTLVQPRTIERMVEFMDTHPKVGLAGPKLINPNGTTQASSCMFPKFVYPLYRRTFLGSFSFAKKAISRYLMLDWDHNETRAVDWVIGTGMIVRHEALQHVGLMDERFFMYFEDVDWCRRFWESDWHVMYIHLIEVVHYHGRGSAKQHGLISIMLNRQTRVHIISWLKYVWKYLGKQQIHGKTAT, encoded by the coding sequence ATGCTTGACGTATCCATTGTTATCGTCAATTACAATGCTCGAGGCTTGCTTCGACAATGCCTTAAGTCTATTTTCGATAATCTTACGTTGCCACGTGATAAAGCAACTGTAGTTGTTATTGACAATAATTCCAATGACGACAGCGTTGCCATGGTTCGTGAACAATTTCCGGAAGCACGTTTAATTCCTTTGGAACATAATGGCGGGTATGCCAAAGCGGTAAACTTTGGGATTCGTTCAGTTGAATCCCGTTATTACCTCATCCTAAATATGGACACCACGTTGGTTCAGCCTCGGACAATTGAACGTATGGTTGAATTTATGGATACTCACCCCAAAGTTGGTTTGGCCGGCCCGAAATTAATTAACCCAAATGGCACAACTCAAGCATCTTCATGCATGTTTCCGAAGTTTGTATATCCGCTGTATCGACGAACGTTCCTTGGTTCATTTAGCTTTGCAAAAAAGGCCATTAGTCGCTATTTGATGCTTGACTGGGATCATAACGAGACGCGTGCAGTGGATTGGGTAATTGGGACTGGTATGATTGTTCGACACGAAGCGCTCCAACACGTCGGATTGATGGACGAACGTTTTTTTATGTATTTTGAGGACGTCGACTGGTGTCGCAGATTTTGGGAATCAGATTGGCACGTGATGTATATTCACCTCATCGAGGTTGTCCACTACCACGGCAGGGGATCTGCAAAACAACACGGCTTGATATCAATTATGCTAAATCGACAGACCAGGGTTCACATTATTTCGTGGTTAAAATATGTGTGGAAGTATTTGGGCAAACAGCAGATTCATGGTAAAACTGCTACATAA
- a CDS encoding rod shape-determining protein: MIDGFLGRFSKDMGIDLGTANTLVYVRDRGIVINEPSVVAINTRNDQILAVGIEAQKMIGKTPAHIVASRPLVDGVISDFEVTEKMLKYFIDKVHRESFSVLPRPRIVIGIPLGVTEVERKAVEDACLNAGAREAFLIEEPMAAAIGSRLPIQDASGNMVVDIGGGTTEIAVISLGGVVTWKSLRTAGDELDQNIIQYARDHFNLLLGERTAESIKILIGSALPSDEPQETTMRGRDLITGLPKEVVINSNHVREAINRSLRQILEGIKTTIEITPPELVADIFERGIVLSGGGALLRGLDALIHQETKIPVHITDDPLTAVARGAGIVLDDLENLKDVLSNDSSNSVLTS, encoded by the coding sequence ATTATAGATGGCTTTTTAGGACGCTTTTCAAAGGATATGGGCATTGACCTGGGTACGGCAAATACCCTGGTCTATGTACGAGACCGCGGGATCGTTATCAATGAGCCCTCGGTTGTTGCAATTAATACACGCAACGATCAGATTTTAGCCGTTGGAATTGAGGCGCAAAAAATGATCGGAAAAACTCCGGCACACATTGTTGCGTCACGACCGCTTGTCGATGGCGTCATATCTGATTTTGAAGTAACGGAAAAAATGCTTAAGTACTTTATTGACAAGGTGCATCGTGAAAGTTTCTCAGTATTGCCGCGACCGCGCATTGTAATTGGCATTCCGCTTGGTGTGACTGAAGTTGAGCGAAAAGCTGTAGAGGACGCTTGTCTCAATGCAGGCGCCCGTGAAGCATTCTTAATCGAGGAACCCATGGCTGCCGCAATCGGATCACGCCTTCCCATACAGGACGCATCGGGGAACATGGTTGTCGATATTGGCGGCGGAACGACTGAAATAGCCGTGATTTCGTTGGGTGGCGTAGTTACTTGGAAATCCTTACGTACCGCAGGAGACGAGCTTGATCAAAATATAATTCAATATGCGAGAGATCATTTTAATTTATTGCTTGGCGAACGTACTGCCGAAAGTATCAAAATTTTGATTGGATCAGCGCTTCCCTCAGATGAGCCACAAGAAACCACCATGCGCGGACGTGATCTAATCACTGGCTTACCAAAAGAGGTTGTTATCAATAGCAATCATGTCCGTGAGGCAATAAATAGATCCTTGCGCCAGATTCTCGAAGGAATTAAAACAACGATTGAAATTACCCCTCCAGAGCTGGTGGCTGATATTTTTGAACGGGGGATAGTTCTATCTGGCGGTGGCGCTTTATTGCGTGGTCTAGATGCGCTGATTCATCAAGAAACGAAGATTCCCGTTCACATTACCGATGATCCATTAACTGCTGTTGCGCGTGGCGCTGGCATTGTACT